Proteins from a single region of Electrophorus electricus isolate fEleEle1 chromosome 5, fEleEle1.pri, whole genome shotgun sequence:
- the LOC113577897 gene encoding GTPase IMAP family member 8: protein MNVECLGLSTYQRYHNDTGTMASCGSSSQFGVQFISEFRIVLVGNRGAGKTCLANMILHRQPTAPRRTARCVKIRGVAAGRLVTVVDTPGWWKNFPISETPEVLKQELALSVTHCAPGPHAVLLVVRLDADYKDRARRAAQEHLELLGEGVWRHAMVVFTYGDGLQDQAVERRLGGEGEALLQGLVDRCGSRYHVINVDRYSAPGVTSLLEAIEEMVWRNGGLPYEAAPEPLRQVTEDRRAAEARATKRRMTVQERRVSREGHNCTLPSVSMVLLGYRRAGKTSVRNTIFGRGNSGCRRTSQCVKTQGEVAGKLVTVVDTPGWWKALPARDTPELDKREMFSGVALCSLGAHALLLAIRADMTFTADDRKSVEEHMELLGKRVWNHTVLLFTHADLLGDTAIEQYIESEGGDLKLLVAKCQNRYHALDNANLANTSQVTQLLQKVEETASESGGRRYEVDQRVYKEWRQKWRAVGKKVKKKMKNRGVMNSAKGGGQHLSELSLVLLGYAESGKTSTGNTILGTAAFGSGRTSQCVRRCGVVAGRRLTVVDSPGWWKRSPSERTPQDTKREIGRSVTLTAPGPVAFLLVVRLDGSFQEEERRAAEDHLGLLGGAAWERTVVLFSCGDWLGDRPVELHVESEGQALQWLQEKCGGRCCVFSNRNRHGTGTQVAELLEEVEELLGRDGALGPTGT, encoded by the exons ATGAACGTAGAGTGTTTGGGACTGAGCACTTACCAAAGATATCACAATGACACCGGCACCATGGCTTCGTGCGGTTCAAGTTCTCAGTTTG GCGTGCAGTTTATCTCTGAATTCAGGATCGTACTGGTGGGAAACCGAGGAGCTGGAAAAACATGTCTGGCAAATATGATTCTACACAGACAGCCCACGGCCCCAAGGAGAACGGCCCGGTGCGTGAAGATCCGCGGAGTGGCGGCCGGGCGGCTGGTCACCGTGGTGGACACGCCGGGCTGGTGGAAGAACTTTCCCATTAGTGAGACCCCCGAGGTCCTAAAACAGGAGCTGGCGCTGAGCGTGACCCACTGCGCTCCCGGGCCGCACGCCGTCCTCCTGGTCGTCCGCCTGGATGCTGATTACAAGGACAGGGCCAGAAGAGCAGCACAGGAGCACCTGGAGCTCCTCGGCGAGGGCGTCTGGCGCCACGCGATGGTGGTGTTCACCTACGGCGACGGGCTGCAGGATCAGGCGGTGGAGCGCCGCCTCGGAGGGGAAGGAGAGGCCCTCCTGCAGGGGCTGGTGGACAGATGTGGGAGCAGGTACCACGTCATCAACGTTGACCGCTACAGCGCGCCGGGCGTCACGAGCCTGCTGGAGGCCATCGAGGAGATGGTGTGGAGGAATGGCGGCCTACCCTACGAAGCGGCCCCGGAGCCCCTGCGCCAGGTCACAGAGGATAGGAGGGCAGCAGAGGCGAGGGCAACCAAGAGGAGGATGACGGTACAGGAACGAAGAGTGAGCCGTGAAG GTCATAACTGCACCCTGCCTAGTGTATCGATGGTCCTGTTAGGCTATCGGAGAGCTGGAAAGACTTCAGTTCGGAACACCATTTTTGGAAGAGGGAACTCTGGCTGCAGGAGAACATCCCAGTGTGTGAAGACCCAGGGAGAGGTAGCGGGGAAGCTGGTCACCGTGGTGGACACACCGGGCTGGTGGAAAGCTCTTCCAGCGCGAGACACCCCGGAACTGGACAAGCGAGAAATGTTCTCCGGCGTGGCGCTGTGTTCTCTGGGAGCGCATGCTTTGCTCCTGGCCATCCGTGCAGATATGACGTTTACCGCGGACGACAGGAAATCGGTGGAGGAGCACATGGAGCTTCTCGGCAAGCGAGTCTGGAACCACACTGTTCTCCTGTTCACGCACGCTGATCTGCTCGGCGACACGGCCATCGAGCAGTACATCGAAAGCGAGGGGGGGGACCTGAAGCTGCTTGTGGCGAAATGTCAGAACAGGTATCACGCACTCGACAATGCGAATTTGGCCAATACCAGTCAGGTCACCCAGCTCCTCCAGAAGGTAGAGGAGACAGCGTCTGAAAGCGGGGGCCGCCGTTATGAAGTGGACCAGAGGGTTTACAAGGAATGGAGGCAGAAATGGAGAGCGGTGGGGAAAAAagtgaagaagaagatgaagaatcGAGGGGTGATGAACTCGGCGAAAG GTGGCGGACAGCATCTCTCTGAGCTTAGTCTTGTTCTGCTGGGCTACGCTGAATCTGGAAAGACATCAACGGGAAACACCATCCTGGGAACGGCAGCGTTCGGATCCGGAAGGACCTCGCAGTGCGTCAGGAGGTGCGGAGTGGTCGCGGGAAGGCGACTCACCGTCGTGGACTCCCCCGGCTGGTGGAAGCGCAGTCCGTCCGAGCGCACCCCGCAAGACACCAAGAGGGAGATCGGGCGGAGCGTGACCTTGACCGCTCCCGGGCCTGTGGCCTTCCTGCTGGTCGTCCGACTGGACGGTTCCTTTCAGGAAGAAGAGAGACGGGCCGCGGAGGACCACCTGGGGCTCCTGGGGGGGGCAGCGTGGGAGCGGACCGTGGTCCTGTTCTCCTGCGGGGACTGGCTAGGAGACAGGCCCGTGGAGCTGCACGTGGAGAGCGAAGGCCAGGCCCTGCAGTGGTTGCAGGAGAAGTGCGGTGGAAGGTGTTGCGTCTTTAGCAACAGGAATCGCCACGGCACAGGCACACAGGTCGCcgagctgctggaggaggtCGAGGAGTTGTTAGGGAGAGACGGAGCGCTCGGTCCAACTGGGACTTGA